A window from Alkalicoccobacillus plakortidis encodes these proteins:
- a CDS encoding response regulator, translating to MYSVLLVDDEVNILEGIAALVNWNSCGAELIGKAGNGIAALEQIHQKHPDIVITDIKMPGLTGIELIKKAHQEYPQIKWIILSGHDEFDYAQTAMEHEVKHYLLKPSNETKIEEALSQITSHLDKQKQDENFVINMKEKLNEILPKARTQVLKEVLSDNTFGSQEWEHFQHLFGSDDIVAPLKLIVFMIDEPIDSSVTYRSDEFEHFYALKEIATSELKRTQSVLLSTTIGEKVVILIESCPDQELISILKEVKQHFYYFYQLSFTSAVSSENTVIHLRQLYREALQGLAERFYLEEGGIISTGLIDKQPFRFDELQFNHEELLVFIRSGNQNEVNQYLNHYFSYVTEKKYDVSIVKAHSLELYTSIIRQASNELMNELFTEIVYFQRLDSFKQMEDFIKEAAQKVVNENYTSTKKHLSTTIHNLCEYVNSYYSDSELSLTQLSNDVFYMNPDYLGKLFKKEIGEKFSHYLMKLRITKAIDLICESEHARVADIAEMVGFGSNPRYFSQVFKKQTGYTPREYKENDCLDGSRNK from the coding sequence ATGTATTCAGTATTATTAGTAGATGACGAAGTTAATATTCTTGAAGGAATAGCTGCCCTTGTAAATTGGAATTCCTGTGGAGCAGAGTTAATAGGAAAAGCAGGTAATGGGATAGCAGCTCTAGAACAAATTCATCAAAAGCACCCTGATATTGTGATTACAGATATAAAGATGCCAGGTCTAACTGGAATTGAGTTAATTAAAAAAGCTCATCAGGAATACCCTCAGATTAAGTGGATTATTCTTTCCGGGCATGATGAGTTTGATTACGCTCAAACAGCAATGGAACACGAAGTAAAGCATTATCTGTTAAAACCATCAAATGAAACGAAGATTGAAGAAGCATTATCTCAAATTACTTCACATCTAGATAAACAAAAGCAAGATGAAAACTTTGTCATAAATATGAAAGAAAAATTAAATGAGATACTGCCTAAAGCAAGAACACAGGTATTAAAAGAAGTGTTGTCTGACAATACATTTGGCTCACAAGAATGGGAGCACTTCCAGCATTTATTTGGTTCAGATGATATTGTGGCGCCATTAAAGCTGATTGTTTTTATGATCGATGAACCAATAGATTCTTCAGTAACGTATCGTTCAGATGAATTTGAACATTTTTATGCATTAAAAGAAATCGCAACATCTGAACTGAAACGAACTCAGTCCGTTTTACTTTCTACTACGATTGGTGAGAAAGTAGTGATCTTAATTGAAAGCTGCCCAGATCAAGAGCTTATTTCGATCTTAAAAGAAGTAAAGCAGCATTTTTATTACTTTTATCAATTGAGCTTCACTAGCGCAGTAAGCAGTGAAAATACCGTTATTCATTTAAGACAATTGTATAGAGAGGCCCTACAAGGTTTAGCCGAACGATTTTACCTAGAAGAAGGAGGGATTATATCAACGGGTTTAATTGATAAGCAACCATTTCGCTTTGATGAGCTTCAATTTAATCATGAAGAGTTATTAGTTTTTATAAGGAGTGGTAATCAAAACGAAGTCAATCAATACCTTAATCACTACTTTTCGTATGTTACAGAAAAAAAATACGATGTAAGTATTGTCAAAGCACACAGCCTTGAACTATATACATCCATTATTAGACAAGCTTCAAATGAATTAATGAATGAGCTTTTTACAGAGATTGTGTATTTTCAGAGGCTTGATTCGTTTAAACAAATGGAAGACTTCATCAAAGAAGCAGCACAAAAGGTAGTCAATGAAAACTATACCTCAACTAAAAAGCATTTAAGCACAACCATTCATAACCTATGTGAATATGTAAACTCGTATTATTCTGATTCAGAACTATCCTTGACTCAATTATCAAACGATGTTTTTTATATGAATCCAGACTATCTAGGTAAGTTATTTAAGAAAGAAATTGGAGAAAAATTTTCTCACTACTTAATGAAACTTAGAATCACAAAAGCTATTGATCTTATCTGTGAATCCGAACATGCAAGGGTAGCAGACATTGCTGAAATGGTTGGCTTTGGTAGTAACCCAAGATACTTTAGTCAGGTTTTTAAAAAACAAACAGGGTACACACCGAGAGAGTATAAGGAGAATGATTGTCTAGACGGATCTAGAAATAAATAG
- a CDS encoding sensor histidine kinase produces MINWGLNQLHSIKNKIIMIAILQLVFFCLMGVISFQVFTAVYEKEVYNESANTLKISSTVLDEELKKIEQISFQISTDPVFQNYMEGINYEYYGYDVYRTKRFLLERLNAYYSQERYISSIQMLDTFGEYYVVGNQPISHLMNQEWAEEMQTASGANVWRSLSDQGILVSTREMRKLNDLSLSYLGSVFITINMEDFISDTLNLSDDKSFVIMKDDEVMFAKDFPEGAEPLLEDRTTTNYQIKKWADSEYFLTSQKSRHSELMYFNILPFDEVSGQTSMLNKLMIASFILFLVIILLISRKLARTISKPLEELTQKMKEAEQGNFRPLDEDKSTHLTDEIGQLHTNFNSMIQKINTLITENYSKQLIIKETEYRALQAQINPHFLYNTLDSINWLAKINKQEDISRIAESLGNMMRTIISKKDPLIPIQEELNIVHHYMVIQKYRYKERLIFNMEKPEVLNDYRIPKLTIQPIVENAIQHSLEEIIEECVIQVSLKVSDEHLHISISDNGVGMSQETIDAIYAGNVKPKRSGIGLSNIMERIRLMFGDRYGIEIQSEIDEGTIVTITLPTVKE; encoded by the coding sequence ATGATCAATTGGGGATTAAACCAACTCCACAGTATAAAAAATAAAATCATTATGATTGCGATATTGCAATTGGTGTTTTTTTGTCTTATGGGTGTAATAAGCTTTCAAGTGTTTACAGCCGTCTATGAGAAGGAGGTTTACAATGAATCCGCTAATACACTAAAGATTTCATCTACAGTTTTGGATGAAGAATTAAAAAAAATTGAACAGATTTCTTTTCAGATTAGTACCGATCCAGTTTTTCAAAATTATATGGAAGGCATTAATTATGAGTATTATGGATACGATGTGTATCGTACAAAGCGGTTTTTACTTGAAAGATTAAATGCCTATTATTCTCAGGAAAGATATATCTCCTCCATTCAGATGTTAGATACATTTGGTGAATATTATGTTGTGGGAAACCAACCCATTAGTCATCTGATGAATCAAGAGTGGGCAGAGGAGATGCAGACCGCAAGTGGTGCTAATGTGTGGAGATCTCTTTCTGATCAAGGCATTTTAGTTTCAACAAGAGAAATGAGAAAGTTAAACGATCTCAGTCTTTCTTATTTGGGTTCTGTTTTTATTACGATTAATATGGAGGACTTTATTTCAGATACATTAAATCTTTCAGATGATAAAAGCTTTGTCATTATGAAGGATGATGAAGTGATGTTTGCAAAGGATTTTCCAGAAGGAGCAGAGCCACTTCTAGAGGATCGAACAACGACTAACTATCAGATAAAAAAATGGGCTGACAGTGAATATTTTTTAACCTCTCAGAAATCAAGACATTCAGAGCTTATGTATTTCAACATCTTGCCTTTTGATGAAGTTTCAGGTCAGACTAGCATGTTAAACAAGCTTATGATTGCCTCGTTTATTCTTTTTTTAGTCATCATCCTACTCATAAGTCGTAAATTGGCACGAACCATTTCTAAGCCATTGGAAGAACTGACACAAAAGATGAAGGAAGCAGAACAAGGGAATTTTAGGCCTCTGGATGAGGATAAAAGCACTCATTTAACTGATGAAATTGGTCAGCTTCATACTAACTTTAATTCTATGATTCAGAAAATTAATACTTTAATAACTGAAAATTATTCAAAGCAACTCATTATAAAAGAAACAGAGTATCGCGCGCTGCAAGCACAAATCAATCCGCATTTTTTGTACAACACATTGGACTCAATTAATTGGCTAGCAAAGATTAATAAACAGGAGGATATATCACGTATTGCGGAGTCGTTAGGAAATATGATGAGAACGATTATAAGTAAAAAAGACCCTCTGATCCCAATTCAAGAAGAACTAAATATTGTTCATCATTATATGGTCATCCAAAAATATCGTTATAAAGAGAGACTTATCTTTAACATGGAGAAACCCGAGGTACTCAACGACTATAGAATTCCAAAACTCACTATTCAACCAATTGTGGAAAATGCCATTCAACATAGTTTGGAAGAAATTATTGAAGAGTGTGTGATACAAGTATCCTTAAAAGTTTCAGATGAGCATCTGCATATTTCTATAAGTGATAATGGTGTAGGTATGAGCCAGGAAACTATTGACGCTATCTACGCGGGAAATGTAAAGCCAAAAAGATCAGGAATAGGGCTTTCTAATATTATGGAGCGAATTCGCTTAATGTTTGGTGATCGTTATGGAATTGAGATTCAAAGTGAGATTGATGAAGGGACAATAGTTACAATAACACTTCCCACTGTTAAGGAGTGA
- a CDS encoding MDR family MFS transporter, whose translation MPKSIWILLIAMTMSITGASFLWPLNAIIIHEELGKSLTVAGFILMLNSAAGACGNLLGGKLFDAIGSYRTLMIGVSIASLSACFLALNHSYYFYMFLLMGIGFGSGVMAPALYALAGTLWPEGGRRPFNAIYVAQNVGVALGTALIGVIAMNELTAVFRANAFMHIALFLFVLIAFRKLEAKPTGTVIMKQTEKIPFKLHFRFHSLILISIAFVICWMGYTQWQANVSVHTQNLGLSLGSYSLFWTVNGLLIVCAQPLLSWIIKKWIHGIKGQMITGVILFIISFLVLTQAGQFAGFMTAMIILTIGEMFIWPAVPTVASQLAPPGKEGFYQGLVNSVAMMGRMFGPVLGGFIVDLFSIYVLFYVLVVMLVLSIPFLVVYDFPLRKLRTTSRQSP comes from the coding sequence ATGCCAAAGTCCATTTGGATTTTATTAATCGCAATGACCATGAGTATTACGGGTGCTTCTTTTTTGTGGCCATTAAATGCGATCATTATACATGAAGAGCTTGGGAAGTCGCTTACAGTTGCCGGTTTTATTTTGATGCTAAATTCTGCTGCCGGTGCTTGCGGAAATCTACTTGGGGGGAAATTGTTTGACGCAATTGGCTCTTATAGAACGCTTATGATTGGTGTTAGTATCGCCTCGCTAAGTGCTTGTTTTCTTGCATTAAATCATAGCTATTATTTTTATATGTTTTTACTTATGGGTATAGGGTTTGGCTCTGGTGTTATGGCACCCGCTCTTTACGCATTGGCTGGAACTTTATGGCCAGAGGGAGGGAGGCGTCCGTTTAATGCGATATATGTAGCCCAAAATGTAGGGGTAGCACTTGGAACAGCATTAATCGGCGTCATAGCGATGAACGAGCTTACCGCTGTCTTCCGGGCAAATGCGTTTATGCATATTGCTTTGTTTTTGTTTGTCCTTATTGCTTTTCGGAAACTTGAAGCGAAACCAACAGGTACAGTGATTATGAAACAGACAGAAAAAATTCCTTTTAAATTGCATTTTCGTTTTCATTCATTAATTTTGATTAGTATTGCATTTGTGATTTGTTGGATGGGCTACACACAATGGCAGGCAAACGTATCAGTGCATACACAGAATTTGGGCTTATCACTCGGATCATACAGTTTATTTTGGACTGTGAATGGCCTGTTAATTGTATGTGCCCAACCGCTTCTATCTTGGATTATTAAAAAATGGATCCATGGAATCAAAGGTCAGATGATTACTGGTGTTATTTTGTTCATCATTTCATTTCTAGTGTTGACACAGGCAGGACAGTTCGCAGGCTTTATGACAGCAATGATCATTTTGACAATTGGAGAAATGTTTATCTGGCCAGCCGTACCAACAGTCGCAAGCCAATTGGCCCCTCCTGGTAAAGAAGGCTTTTATCAAGGGCTTGTGAATAGTGTAGCCATGATGGGCAGGATGTTTGGACCTGTACTCGGAGGTTTTATCGTGGATCTGTTCTCGATCTACGTATTGTTTTATGTTCTGGTGGTTATGCTTGTTCTATCAATACCATTTTTAGTTGTTTATGATTTTCCTTTAAGGAAGTTACGTACTACTTCTAGGCAATCGCCTTAA
- a CDS encoding TIGR01212 family radical SAM protein (This family includes YhcC from E. coli K-12, an uncharacterized radical SAM protein.): MNSAVNDIPAHFVDKRYYTWSAHLRDHFGTKVFKVPLDAGFDCPNRDGNVAHGGCTFCSVRGSGDFAGDRTDDLVTQFHTIKERMHKKWKTGKYIGYFQAYTNTYAPVETLRNYFEVILKQEGVVGLSIATRPDCLPDDVVEYLAELNERTYLWVELGLQTVHERTATIINRAHDYECYKEGVAKLRKHGIRVCSHIINGLPLETTEMMLDTAKEVAKLDVQGIKIHLLHLLKKTGMVKQYEKGLVDLMDMDEYMKLVADQLEVIPEDMIVHRLTGDGPPELLIGPMWSMNKWDVLNGIEKELKDRGTWQGIHYQKEQLSQ; this comes from the coding sequence ATGAATTCAGCAGTAAACGATATACCTGCACACTTTGTAGATAAACGCTATTACACATGGAGTGCACATCTTCGTGACCATTTTGGAACCAAGGTATTTAAAGTACCACTTGATGCCGGTTTTGATTGTCCCAATCGAGACGGGAATGTGGCACACGGAGGTTGTACCTTTTGTAGTGTAAGAGGCTCCGGAGATTTTGCTGGGGACAGGACAGATGACTTAGTTACACAATTCCATACGATTAAAGAACGTATGCATAAGAAGTGGAAAACTGGTAAGTACATTGGTTATTTTCAAGCCTACACTAATACCTATGCACCCGTAGAAACTTTGAGGAATTATTTTGAAGTGATCCTCAAGCAAGAAGGAGTTGTTGGCCTTTCCATTGCAACTCGGCCCGATTGTTTGCCTGATGATGTTGTAGAATATTTAGCTGAATTAAATGAACGCACGTACCTTTGGGTAGAGCTAGGTTTACAAACCGTACACGAGCGAACCGCAACTATCATTAATCGTGCTCACGATTATGAATGCTATAAGGAAGGCGTCGCTAAGCTCCGAAAGCACGGTATACGAGTTTGTTCCCATATCATTAATGGCTTACCACTTGAAACAACTGAGATGATGCTCGATACAGCTAAAGAAGTAGCCAAGCTTGATGTACAAGGAATCAAAATTCACTTACTACATCTATTAAAGAAAACAGGTATGGTGAAGCAATATGAAAAAGGCCTTGTTGATTTAATGGATATGGACGAGTATATGAAATTAGTCGCAGATCAGCTTGAAGTGATTCCAGAGGACATGATTGTTCACCGTTTGACTGGCGACGGTCCTCCAGAACTCCTTATTGGTCCAATGTGGAGTATGAACAAATGGGATGTTTTAAACGGTATTGAAAAGGAATTAAAGGACCGAGGTACGTGGCAGGGTATTCATTATCAGAAGGAGCAACTATCACAATGA
- a CDS encoding beta-class carbonic anhydrase, producing MPNLDNILEYNKHFVETKEYENYQTTKFPNKKLVILTCMDARLAELLPRSMNIGQGDAKIIRNAGAVISHPFGSIMRSILLAVFELQAEEVLIIGHHGCGMAGLESESFLKKAEARGIDMNVIEPLEYAGVDVKQFLTGFANVEESVTHSVDIVENHPLMPKEIPVHGLVIHPETGKLELLKRGEARS from the coding sequence GTGCCCAATTTAGATAACATTCTTGAATATAACAAACATTTTGTTGAAACAAAAGAATACGAAAACTATCAAACCACCAAATTTCCAAATAAAAAACTAGTCATCCTAACATGTATGGATGCTCGTTTGGCAGAGCTTCTCCCTAGATCGATGAATATTGGACAAGGAGATGCTAAGATTATCCGTAATGCAGGGGCCGTCATTTCTCACCCTTTCGGAAGTATCATGAGAAGTATCCTACTTGCCGTTTTTGAGCTTCAAGCAGAAGAAGTCTTGATTATTGGTCATCACGGTTGCGGAATGGCCGGACTTGAATCAGAAAGCTTCCTCAAAAAAGCGGAAGCACGAGGCATTGACATGAATGTCATTGAACCACTTGAGTACGCAGGAGTTGACGTCAAACAATTTTTAACTGGCTTTGCAAACGTAGAAGAGAGCGTTACACATAGCGTTGATATTGTAGAAAACCACCCGCTAATGCCAAAAGAAATTCCTGTCCATGGTTTAGTGATCCATCCTGAGACTGGAAAGCTAGAACTGTTAAAAAGAGGCGAAGCTAGATCGTAA
- a CDS encoding alpha/beta hydrolase, producing MWKWEVTEPRGVVVMVHGAGEHHGRYQWLAKKWNEHGFDVIMGDLPGQGKTRGRRGHIQSFQQYLDTVEEWLNEARQKQLPILLLGHSMGGLISIRTVMKRDNSLIYGVILSSPCLDLSHPLPKAKKAASKVLQHVAPTFSVNSGIRSDRATRNQEVIEAYLTDPLKVSKVSARWYQELEKTMRVTRRYPEKFPNIPLLVLQAGEDYLVDKNATQEWFNHLILTQKSFKEWEGLYHELFNEPERDEVFRHAISFVNLMFP from the coding sequence GTGTGGAAATGGGAAGTAACAGAGCCTAGAGGTGTAGTCGTCATGGTTCATGGAGCAGGTGAGCATCATGGACGTTACCAATGGCTAGCTAAGAAATGGAATGAGCATGGATTTGACGTCATCATGGGGGATTTACCTGGTCAAGGTAAAACACGAGGTCGACGTGGTCATATTCAATCCTTCCAGCAATACTTAGATACTGTAGAAGAATGGCTGAATGAAGCAAGGCAAAAACAACTTCCAATTCTACTCCTTGGACACAGTATGGGCGGATTAATCTCTATTCGTACCGTGATGAAAAGAGATAATTCATTAATCTATGGAGTCATTTTATCTTCACCATGTTTGGATTTAAGCCATCCATTACCAAAAGCAAAAAAAGCGGCCTCTAAAGTTTTGCAGCATGTTGCACCTACCTTTAGTGTGAACTCCGGTATTCGATCAGATCGAGCAACACGTAACCAAGAGGTTATTGAAGCCTATTTAACGGATCCACTTAAAGTAAGTAAAGTGTCTGCGAGATGGTACCAAGAATTAGAGAAAACAATGCGTGTGACCAGACGTTATCCAGAAAAATTCCCTAATATCCCTTTGCTAGTTCTTCAAGCAGGTGAGGATTATTTAGTTGATAAAAATGCAACGCAAGAGTGGTTTAATCATTTAATCCTTACTCAAAAATCATTTAAAGAGTGGGAAGGCTTATACCATGAGCTATTTAATGAACCAGAGAGAGACGAAGTTTTTCGACATGCCATCAGTTTTGTCAACTTGATGTTCCCATAA
- a CDS encoding gamma carbonic anhydrase, with the protein MIYPYQNKKPLIAESAFIADYVTITGDVEIGDESSVWFQTVIRGDVSPTRIGKRVNIQDQSLLHQSPKYPLIIEDDVTVGHQAMLHSCTIHKKALIGMGSTILDGAVIGEGAFIGAGSLVPPGKVIPPNTLAFGRPAKVIRDLNDDDLADMERIRTEYVEKGQLYKQMQS; encoded by the coding sequence ATGATTTATCCATATCAAAATAAAAAGCCACTTATTGCTGAAAGTGCCTTTATTGCCGATTACGTTACGATCACTGGTGATGTAGAAATAGGGGATGAATCAAGTGTTTGGTTCCAAACGGTTATTCGCGGAGACGTCTCCCCTACACGCATCGGGAAACGAGTAAATATCCAAGATCAAAGCTTGCTTCATCAAAGTCCAAAGTATCCACTCATCATTGAGGATGATGTTACAGTTGGACACCAAGCGATGCTACATAGTTGTACCATCCATAAAAAGGCATTGATCGGAATGGGATCAACGATACTTGATGGAGCTGTTATAGGAGAAGGTGCTTTTATTGGAGCAGGCAGTTTAGTGCCTCCTGGTAAAGTTATTCCGCCAAATACACTTGCTTTTGGTCGTCCTGCAAAAGTGATTCGTGACCTTAATGATGATGACCTGGCTGATATGGAGCGAATTCGTACAGAATATGTAGAAAAAGGTCAACTCTATAAACAAATGCAGTCTTAG
- the metK gene encoding methionine adenosyltransferase: MAEFKSRQLFTSESVTEGHPDKMCDQISDAILDEILKKDPNARVACETSVTTGLVLVAGEITTSTYVDIPRVVRDTIKGIGYTRAKYGFDAETCAVLVSIDEQSADIAQGVDKALEAREGQMTEEEIESIGAGDQGLMFGFATNETKELMPLPISLSHKLARRLAEVRKEEIIDYLRPDAKTQVTIEYDEQGKPARVDTIVISTQHHPETTLEQIQHDMKTHVINEVVPAELIDEQTKYFINPTGRFVIGGPQGDAGLTGRKIIVDTYGGYARHGGGAFSGKDATKVDRSGAYAARYVAKNIVAAGLADKAEVQLAYAIGVAQPVSIAVDTFGTGKVSESELVTLVRKNFDLRPAGIIRMLDLRRPIYKQTAAYGHFGRTDVSLPWEETDKAAVLKEQASIKTV, encoded by the coding sequence ATGGCAGAATTTAAAAGTCGACAGCTATTTACATCAGAATCGGTGACAGAGGGACATCCAGATAAGATGTGTGATCAAATTTCTGATGCGATCTTAGATGAAATCTTAAAGAAAGATCCTAATGCTCGTGTAGCATGCGAAACATCTGTGACTACAGGCCTTGTATTAGTTGCTGGAGAAATTACAACTAGTACATATGTTGATATTCCACGTGTCGTGCGTGATACGATTAAAGGTATTGGTTATACACGTGCAAAATACGGTTTTGACGCAGAAACTTGCGCTGTTCTTGTTTCAATTGATGAACAATCAGCTGATATTGCTCAAGGTGTGGACAAAGCACTAGAAGCACGTGAAGGGCAAATGACAGAAGAGGAAATTGAATCAATTGGTGCTGGAGACCAAGGTTTGATGTTTGGTTTTGCAACCAATGAAACAAAAGAGTTAATGCCACTACCTATCTCTCTGAGCCATAAGCTAGCTCGTCGTTTGGCAGAGGTTCGTAAAGAGGAGATCATTGACTATCTACGTCCAGATGCTAAAACGCAAGTAACAATAGAATATGATGAGCAAGGAAAACCTGCACGAGTTGACACAATTGTTATTTCAACACAACATCATCCAGAGACTACTCTGGAGCAAATTCAGCATGACATGAAAACTCATGTGATTAACGAAGTTGTACCTGCAGAGTTAATTGATGAACAAACAAAATATTTTATTAATCCAACAGGTCGTTTTGTCATCGGCGGACCTCAAGGGGATGCAGGACTTACAGGTCGCAAAATTATCGTTGATACGTATGGTGGATACGCACGACATGGTGGGGGAGCGTTCTCTGGTAAGGATGCAACGAAGGTTGACCGTTCTGGAGCATATGCTGCTCGCTATGTAGCAAAAAACATTGTGGCTGCTGGCCTTGCTGACAAGGCAGAGGTACAGCTTGCATATGCAATTGGTGTAGCCCAACCTGTATCAATAGCGGTTGATACATTTGGAACAGGAAAAGTATCAGAAAGTGAACTTGTTACACTTGTTCGCAAAAACTTTGATCTTCGTCCAGCAGGTATTATCCGTATGTTAGATCTACGTCGTCCGATCTACAAGCAAACGGCTGCTTACGGTCACTTTGGTCGTACGGATGTAAGCTTACCGTGGGAAGAAACAGACAAAGCGGCTGTATTAAAAGAACAAGCAAGTATTAAAACGGTTTAA